One window of Halopseudomonas maritima genomic DNA carries:
- a CDS encoding aspartate carbamoyltransferase catalytic subunit — translation MSLTPHHLQLNQQGQLRHFLTIEGLSRELLTELLDTADSFLEVGERAVKKVPLLRGKTVCNVFFENSTRTRTTFELAAKRLSADVLNLNISTSSTSKGETLYDTLQNLEAMAADMFVVRHGDSGAAHFIAERVCPDVAVINAGDGNHAHPTQAMLDMLTIRRHRGDFENLSVAIVGDILHSRVARSNMLALKTLGCPDIRVIAPRTLLPEGIDQYGVRVFNDLRVGLRDVDVVIMLRLQKERMQSGLLPSESEFYKLYGLTRETLALAKPDALVMHPGPINRGVEIESDVADGPQSVILKQVTYGIAVRMAVMSMAMTGQTTQRQLTQEAN, via the coding sequence ATGAGCCTGACGCCGCACCACCTGCAACTCAACCAACAGGGCCAGCTGCGCCATTTTCTGACCATTGAAGGACTATCACGCGAGCTGCTGACCGAACTGCTCGACACCGCCGACTCTTTCCTTGAAGTGGGCGAGCGGGCCGTCAAGAAGGTCCCGCTGCTGCGCGGCAAGACGGTCTGCAACGTGTTCTTCGAGAACTCCACGCGCACCCGCACCACCTTTGAGCTGGCGGCCAAGCGGTTGTCGGCGGACGTGCTCAACCTGAACATCTCCACCTCCTCGACCAGCAAGGGTGAGACCCTGTACGACACCCTGCAGAACCTGGAGGCCATGGCCGCTGACATGTTCGTGGTACGCCACGGCGACTCCGGCGCCGCACACTTTATCGCCGAGCGTGTTTGCCCGGACGTAGCCGTCATCAATGCAGGCGACGGCAACCACGCCCACCCGACCCAGGCGATGCTCGACATGCTGACCATCCGCCGCCACCGCGGCGACTTCGAGAACCTGTCGGTGGCCATCGTCGGCGACATCCTGCACTCGCGGGTCGCGCGCTCCAACATGCTGGCGCTGAAAACCCTCGGCTGCCCCGACATCCGCGTGATCGCCCCGCGCACCCTGCTGCCAGAAGGGATTGATCAATACGGCGTACGGGTTTTCAACGACCTGCGCGTCGGCCTGCGCGATGTCGATGTGGTGATCATGCTGCGCCTGCAGAAAGAGCGCATGCAAAGCGGCCTGCTGCCCAGCGAAAGCGAGTTCTACAAGCTCTACGGCCTGACCCGCGAAACCCTGGCATTGGCCAAGCCCGATGCACTGGTCATGCACCCGGGGCCGATAAATCGCGGCGTCGAGATCGAATCTGACGTTGCCGACGGCCCGCAATCGGTGATCCTCAAACAGGTGACCTACG
- the pyrR gene encoding bifunctional pyr operon transcriptional regulator/uracil phosphoribosyltransferase PyrR, with protein sequence MTALPEVGPLLDSMATQLRSHLAARQISDPAFVGIHTGGVWIAEALHAKVAPEAPMGTLDIAFYRDDFEQHGLPQRVRPSELPFSVDDRHIILVDDVLMTGRTIRAALNELFDYGRPASVTFATLIDVDARQLPIRADILGAGLALPAGQRVKLAGPSPLHLTLTAATN encoded by the coding sequence ATGACCGCACTACCCGAGGTCGGCCCGCTGCTCGACAGCATGGCCACACAGCTGCGCAGCCATTTGGCAGCACGGCAGATCAGCGATCCAGCCTTTGTCGGCATTCATACCGGCGGCGTCTGGATCGCCGAAGCACTGCATGCCAAGGTTGCCCCCGAGGCGCCAATGGGCACGCTCGACATCGCCTTTTACCGCGACGACTTTGAGCAACACGGCCTACCGCAACGGGTGCGTCCCTCCGAACTGCCTTTCAGCGTCGATGACCGCCACATCATCCTGGTCGACGACGTGCTGATGACCGGCCGCACCATTCGCGCCGCCCTCAACGAGTTGTTCGACTATGGCCGCCCGGCCTCGGTGACCTTTGCCACGCTGATCGACGTCGACGCGCGCCAGTTACCGATCCGCGCCGACATCCTGGGCGCCGGTCTGGCCCTGCCAGCAGGCCAGCGGGTAAAATTGGCCGGCCCAAGCCCCCTGCACCTGACCCTGACCGCCGCTACCAACTGA
- the ruvX gene encoding Holliday junction resolvase RuvX, translated as MPAPHRRALAFDYGTRQIGVAVGQTLTGSAEPLTNLRARDGVPDWDQLARLIREWQPNVLVVGLPLNMDGSASDMSERAARFARRLNGRFQLPVETVDERLSTFEAKQHLKDQGRTPSSYRDDPVDSLAAALLLQTWLSSQS; from the coding sequence ATGCCAGCACCCCATCGCCGCGCCCTGGCGTTCGACTACGGCACCCGTCAGATCGGCGTCGCCGTGGGCCAGACCTTGACCGGCAGTGCCGAACCGCTGACCAATCTGCGCGCCCGTGACGGCGTACCCGACTGGGATCAGCTCGCCAGACTGATACGCGAGTGGCAGCCGAACGTGCTGGTGGTTGGCCTGCCGCTGAACATGGACGGCAGCGCCAGCGACATGAGCGAACGCGCCGCACGCTTTGCCCGCCGCCTCAACGGCCGCTTCCAGCTGCCGGTTGAAACCGTCGACGAACGCCTGAGTACCTTCGAGGCAAAACAGCATTTAAAGGACCAGGGGCGCACCCCGAGCAGCTACCGGGATGACCCGGTCGACAGCCTCGCCGCCGCCCTGCTGTTGCAAACCTGGCTAAGCAGCCAGAGCTAG
- a CDS encoding YqgE/AlgH family protein — translation MQTSPTYLTHHFLIAMPHMADPRFDHSLIYLCDHSAEGAMGLVINQPSDLNLDDLLLQLAPELSGRSDQPVFNGGPVEPERGFVLHDGERRWESSVDLGPLTLTTSQDVLRAMACGEGPQAALITLGYAGWGAGQLEQELADNVWLSCPAEHGILFSLPHSERLGAAARTLGIDWSLLTSQAGHA, via the coding sequence ATGCAGACATCGCCGACCTACCTCACGCACCATTTTCTGATCGCCATGCCCCACATGGCCGACCCGCGCTTTGATCACAGCCTGATCTATCTGTGTGACCACAGCGCCGAGGGTGCCATGGGCCTGGTGATCAACCAGCCAAGCGACCTGAACCTGGATGACCTGCTGTTACAGCTGGCACCGGAACTCAGCGGCCGCAGCGATCAGCCGGTATTCAATGGCGGCCCGGTTGAGCCGGAACGGGGCTTCGTATTGCACGACGGCGAGCGGCGCTGGGAATCCAGCGTCGATCTCGGCCCCCTGACCCTGACAACCTCGCAAGACGTGCTGCGCGCCATGGCCTGCGGCGAAGGCCCGCAGGCAGCACTGATCACCCTTGGCTACGCCGGCTGGGGCGCCGGCCAGCTGGAGCAGGAGCTGGCCGACAACGTCTGGCTGAGCTGCCCGGCCGAGCACGGCATCCTGTTCAGCCTGCCGCACAGCGAACGGCTGGGCGCCGCTGCGCGCACCCTGGGTATCGACTGGAGCCTGCTGACCAGCCAGGCGGGGCACGCCTGA
- a CDS encoding energy transducer TonB, with amino-acid sequence MNIAVNTPAPSQALNVAPRDRLGFALFIAAVLHALLILGITFDLPTPNELTKSLEITLATQQADEAPEQADYLAQINQQGSGTLEEKAAPSTTEEASFQDSEINQVTPQQQITAPPPEREQQKVITTSAPKLDQVTAAPPTPKPEPAPTAELSFNMSDLSREIASLEAQLAEERQAYARRPRILRLNAASTMADKGAFYKDAWRRKVEQVGNLNYPAEARANRIYGSLRLLVQINRDGSLREVRILESSGEQVLDDAAMRIVRLAAPFMPFTGELMDVDVLEIIRTWRFEPGDRVSSF; translated from the coding sequence ATGAATATCGCCGTGAACACCCCCGCGCCCAGCCAAGCCCTCAACGTTGCCCCCCGCGACCGGCTGGGCTTTGCCTTATTTATTGCTGCGGTCTTGCACGCCCTGCTGATTCTTGGCATCACCTTTGATCTGCCAACCCCCAACGAGCTGACCAAAAGCCTGGAAATCACCCTGGCTACCCAGCAGGCAGACGAGGCCCCGGAACAGGCCGACTACCTGGCTCAAATCAACCAGCAAGGCAGCGGCACACTGGAAGAGAAGGCGGCTCCCAGCACCACCGAAGAGGCAAGCTTTCAAGACAGCGAAATCAATCAGGTAACGCCGCAGCAGCAGATCACCGCGCCGCCGCCCGAGCGCGAGCAGCAAAAGGTCATCACAACCAGCGCGCCCAAGCTTGACCAGGTAACCGCTGCGCCTCCCACACCGAAGCCCGAGCCAGCGCCGACCGCCGAACTGAGCTTCAACATGAGTGATCTGTCACGCGAGATTGCCAGCCTGGAAGCACAGCTGGCCGAGGAACGCCAAGCCTACGCTCGCCGCCCGCGCATCCTGCGCCTGAACGCCGCCTCGACCATGGCCGACAAGGGTGCCTTTTATAAGGACGCCTGGCGCCGCAAGGTCGAACAGGTGGGCAACCTCAACTACCCCGCCGAAGCCCGTGCCAACCGCATTTACGGCAGCCTGCGCCTGCTGGTGCAGATCAACCGCGACGGCAGCCTGCGCGAAGTGCGCATTCTCGAATCGTCCGGCGAGCAGGTACTGGACGACGCCGCCATGCGGATTGTTAGGCTGGCCGCGCCCTTTATGCCCTTTACTGGCGAACTGATGGATGTCGACGTGCTGGAAATCATCCGCACCTGGCGCTTTGAGCCGGGTGACCGGGTATCCAGTTTCTGA
- the gshB gene encoding glutathione synthase, whose translation MRIRLGIVMDPINAIHYKKDSSLAMLLAAAQRDWELFYLEPQDLYLVDGKAHGCLRPLQVFADPNRWYELGEETKAPLDSLDVILMRKDPPFDNEFLYATHILEAAERDGVLIVNRPASLRDCNEKLFATQFPQCAPDHIVTRRADILREFALQHRDVILKPLDGMGGSMIFRIRENDPNLSVIIETLTQHGTQQIMAQRYLPEIKDGDKRILMIQGEPVPYCLARIPQQGETRGNLAAGGRGEARPLTDRDRWIAEQVGPTLRERGLLFVGLDVIGDYLTEINVTSPTCIREIDAAYDTDIGGRLMDAIEAMLQAR comes from the coding sequence ATGCGAATTCGCCTCGGTATCGTGATGGACCCGATCAACGCGATCCATTACAAAAAAGACAGTTCACTGGCCATGCTGCTGGCCGCCGCCCAACGCGACTGGGAGCTCTTCTACCTGGAGCCGCAAGACCTCTATCTGGTCGACGGCAAGGCCCACGGTTGCCTGCGTCCGCTGCAGGTATTCGCCGACCCCAATCGCTGGTACGAGCTGGGCGAGGAAACCAAAGCCCCGCTGGACAGCCTGGACGTGATCCTGATGCGCAAGGATCCGCCGTTCGACAACGAATTCCTCTACGCCACTCACATCCTCGAAGCCGCCGAGCGCGATGGCGTACTGATCGTCAACCGCCCTGCCAGTCTGCGCGACTGCAATGAAAAACTGTTCGCTACACAATTCCCGCAATGCGCGCCAGATCACATCGTCACCCGGCGCGCCGACATTCTGCGCGAATTCGCGTTGCAGCACCGTGACGTTATTCTCAAACCGCTCGACGGCATGGGCGGCTCCATGATTTTCCGCATAAGAGAGAACGACCCCAACCTCAGCGTTATTATCGAGACCCTGACCCAGCACGGCACCCAGCAGATCATGGCGCAGCGCTATCTGCCGGAGATCAAGGATGGCGACAAACGCATCCTGATGATCCAGGGCGAGCCGGTGCCCTACTGCCTGGCGCGCATTCCACAACAGGGTGAAACGCGCGGCAACCTGGCCGCCGGCGGCCGCGGCGAGGCGCGCCCGCTGACCGACCGCGACCGCTGGATTGCAGAACAGGTGGGCCCCACCCTGCGCGAGCGCGGCCTGCTGTTTGTCGGCCTTGACGTGATTGGCGACTACCTCACCGAAATCAACGTCACCAGCCCGACCTGCATCCGCGAAATCGACGCCGCCTACGACACCGACATTGGTGGCCGTCTGATGGATGCCATCGAGGCGATGCTGCAGGCACGCTAG
- a CDS encoding response regulator, whose protein sequence is MEENFESLKVMVIDDSKTIRRTAETLLKKVGCTVITAVDGFDALAKIADNHPDIIFVDIMMPRLDGYQTCALIKNNSAFRATPVIMLSSKDGLFDKAKGRIVGSDQYLTKPFSKEELLGAIRAHVPQPSNVAGAAGA, encoded by the coding sequence ATGGAAGAAAATTTCGAGAGCCTGAAGGTCATGGTGATTGACGATAGCAAGACGATTCGACGCACAGCAGAAACCCTGCTGAAGAAAGTCGGATGTACCGTCATCACCGCGGTCGACGGCTTTGACGCGCTGGCCAAGATTGCCGACAACCACCCGGATATCATTTTTGTCGACATCATGATGCCCCGCCTGGACGGCTATCAGACCTGCGCGTTGATCAAGAACAATAGCGCCTTTCGGGCTACACCGGTGATCATGCTGTCCAGCAAGGATGGCCTGTTCGACAAGGCCAAGGGCCGCATTGTCGGGTCTGACCAGTACCTGACCAAACCCTTTAGCAAGGAAGAGCTGCTGGGTGCCATCCGCGCCCACGTACCGCAGCCCAGTAACGTGGCCGGCGCCGCTGGCGCCTGA
- the pilH gene encoding twitching motility response regulator PilH, with translation MARILVVDDSPTELYKLTGMLEKHGYEVLKAENGADGVALARQEKPDAVLMDIVMPGLNGFQATRQLTKDPETGHIPVIIVTTKDQETDKVWGTRQGAKDYLTKPVDESTLIKTLKTVLGS, from the coding sequence ATGGCCCGCATTTTGGTAGTAGATGATTCGCCGACCGAGCTGTATAAGCTGACCGGCATGTTGGAAAAACACGGCTACGAGGTACTCAAGGCCGAAAACGGCGCCGACGGCGTGGCTCTGGCCCGTCAGGAAAAACCCGACGCCGTGCTGATGGACATCGTGATGCCTGGCCTGAATGGCTTTCAGGCCACCCGCCAGCTGACCAAAGACCCGGAAACCGGGCACATTCCGGTCATCATCGTGACCACCAAGGACCAGGAAACCGACAAGGTGTGGGGGACGCGCCAGGGTGCCAAGGACTATCTGACCAAACCGGTCGACGAGTCCACCCTGATCAAGACCCTGAAAACCGTACTCGGCAGCTAG
- a CDS encoding chemotaxis protein CheW, whose translation MSDLQHPFELLQQLASQCRQQAAGLPSQDVVSETWSGVGFRLAGSTMLAAMGEITEILHEPRYTALPRVKAWVRGVANVRGRLLPIVDLSRFFGVTPGAARKQRRVLVLDRDDLFVGLLVDEVLGMQHLPVNTFSTELPELEAQVRPYVVGAYRGEREALVFNFRALAHDQQFLDVAI comes from the coding sequence ATGTCAGACCTTCAACATCCCTTCGAGCTGCTCCAGCAGCTTGCCAGCCAGTGTCGCCAACAGGCTGCGGGCCTTCCGTCGCAAGACGTGGTCAGCGAAACCTGGAGTGGCGTTGGCTTCCGCCTGGCGGGCAGCACCATGCTGGCCGCCATGGGCGAGATCACTGAAATCCTGCACGAACCGCGTTACACCGCATTACCCCGGGTCAAGGCCTGGGTTCGCGGTGTGGCCAACGTGCGTGGCCGTCTTTTGCCGATTGTTGATTTGAGTCGCTTTTTTGGCGTGACCCCCGGTGCTGCACGCAAGCAGCGCCGGGTGTTGGTGCTGGATCGCGACGATCTGTTTGTCGGCTTGCTGGTAGATGAGGTGTTGGGGATGCAGCATCTGCCGGTGAATACCTTCAGCACCGAATTGCCCGAGCTGGAGGCGCAGGTACGACCCTATGTCGTCGGGGCGTACCGGGGAGAGCGCGAGGCGCTGGTGTTTAACTTTCGCGCCCTGGCACACGACCAGCAGTTTCTGGACGTTGCCATCTGA